The Erythrobacter litoralis HTCC2594 nucleotide sequence GCATGGTCGCTCTGGCTGGCAGGCACGCTATTGCTGCTTCATTCGCTCGTCGATTTTCCGTTGCGGACCGGTGCCTTGGCCGCCTTGCTGGCGCTGTCAGTGGCTGCACAGGAAATCCTGCGAACGCCATTGCCTTCGAAGCGCGACGACGGTTAAAGTCTTCGCAGGATCCGGGGGGTTGGAAGGGACGCAGTCGGCTATGCTGCCAAGGCTTACTCTATTGATTCCATTCGCGCTGGCGCTGGCCGCGTGCGGGACCGGACCCGATCCTGTCCTGCCCGCCGGAAGCGCGGCATACGATGCGATACCCGAAGGCAACGTGTTCGCCCCGCGCCGGGTTGAAATCGGCCCCAGCGACACCCTGAAAGTGACGGTTTTCCGGGAGCCCGATCTGTCGCTGGAAGGCGCGACGGTCGATCCCGACGGCAACATCCAGGTGCCGCTGCTCGGCACGGTCGACGCGACCGGCATGACGGCAGCCGAATTCGCCCGCGATCTCGAGCGGCGCTTTGCCGCCAGGTTTCTCGTCGACCCGAGCGTGACGGTCTCCATCACGCAGACCTCGCAGAGGCAGGTAACCGTTGCCGGGGCAGTGACCCAGCCAGGCGTCTACGAGATCCCCGGGCGCATTTCTCTGATCGATGCCGTTTCCCTCGCCCGCGGGCCGACCAATGTCGCGAAATACGATCAGGTCGTGGTGTTTCGCCGTTTCAACGGCGAACGTGTTGGCGGGATATTCGATCTCGGAAGAATCAACGCCGGGCTAGCGCCCGATATCGAAATTCTCGGCGGCGATCAGGTGCTGGTCGGAACGGACGGCCTCAAGGTTGCCTATCGCGATGCCCTGCAGGCTGCACCCCTGCTCAACATCTTTACGACCTTCGCCTTGGTGGATCGCGACGGCAACCAGTCGGCCGGCGAACCTGCCAATTAACCGGAAGCACTCGCCCATATGAACGCACCCGCCCCTACCGTCGATCCATCCAAAGAGGCGTTCTCCGACGAGCGGGGCATGCCCAATTTCGGGATCGACCTGCGGCGCATCTGGGCCGCGATCTATCGCCATCGCTTCGTTGTGGCAGGAATCATGGCACTGGCACTGGCCGCTGCCATCGTGCTGACGATCATCACGACGCCGGTTTTCAGCGCCAGGGTTTCGCTCCAGATCGACAGCAGCACAACCGAGGTCCTCGAGGAAGAGACCACCTTTCGCGCCCTGGATTGGGATGTCGATCGCTTTCTCCAGACGCAGATCGACGTCCTGCTGAGCAAGGGCACGGCGCTCAAGCTTATCGAGGACATGGATCTCGCGCGCGACGACACCTTCTTCGAGCGGATGCAGGTGCCCGCGCCTCAAACCGCCGCGCCGGGCAAGACCATGGCGGAAACCCGGCTCGATGCCATCGCATCGGTGCTGCAGAGCAACGTTTATGCCGACTTGCCGCGCTATAGCCGCATCCTGGAACT carries:
- a CDS encoding polysaccharide biosynthesis/export family protein gives rise to the protein MIPFALALAACGTGPDPVLPAGSAAYDAIPEGNVFAPRRVEIGPSDTLKVTVFREPDLSLEGATVDPDGNIQVPLLGTVDATGMTAAEFARDLERRFAARFLVDPSVTVSITQTSQRQVTVAGAVTQPGVYEIPGRISLIDAVSLARGPTNVAKYDQVVVFRRFNGERVGGIFDLGRINAGLAPDIEILGGDQVLVGTDGLKVAYRDALQAAPLLNIFTTFALVDRDGNQSAGEPAN